The following coding sequences lie in one Rutidosis leptorrhynchoides isolate AG116_Rl617_1_P2 chromosome 4, CSIRO_AGI_Rlap_v1, whole genome shotgun sequence genomic window:
- the LOC139844799 gene encoding shaggy-related protein kinase epsilon-like: MNAMRRLKSIASGRSSVSDPSGDTSIKRVKVEQEVESQHVISEPQSVEKSTEGVAEHMDATSTDMAASTSNVSSIVKPEKSDYDELPKEMHDMKIKEDKSEEKEIEATVVNGNGTEKGQVIVTSVGGRNGEPKQTRSYMAERVVGTGSFGVVFEAKCLETGESVAIKKVLQDKRYKNRELQIMRLLDHPNIVSLKNCFYSTTEKNEVYLNVVLEYVPETVYRVSRHYSRMTQHIPLIYVQLYTYQICRALNYIHTVVGVCHRDIKPQNLLVNPHTHQLKLCDFGSAKILVPGEPNISYICSRYYRAPELIFGATEYTNAIDMWSTGCVMAELLLGHPLFPGESGVDQLVEIIKILGTPTREEIKCMNPHYTEFKFPQIKAHPWHKIFQKRMPPEAVDLVSRLLQYSPKLRCSALDACAHPFFDDLRKPSTTLPNGKPLPALFNFTPQELANVTPELLQRLVPKHVEK; encoded by the exons ATGAATGCGATGCGCCGTTTGAAAAGTATTGCTTCTGGTCGCTCGTCTGTTTCAGATCCT AGTGGAGATACTAGTATTAAGAGGGTGAAAGTTGAACAAGAGGTAGAATCACAACATGTTATTAGTGAACCACAATCAGTAGAAAAGAGTACAGAGGGTGTAGCGGAACATATGGATGCTACATCTACAGATATGGCTGCAAGCACGTCGAACGTGTCTTCGATTGTTAAACCTGAAAAATCGGACTATGATGAGCTTCCGAAAGAAATGCATGACATGAAAATTAAGGAAGATAAATCTGAAGAAAAG GAAATTGAGGCTACTGTTGTAAATGGTAACGGAACAGAGAAAGGTCAGGTAATAGTGACTTCTGTGGGTGGTCGAAATGGAGAGCCGAAACAG ACTCGGTCTTACATGGCGGAGCGTGTGGTTGGCACTGGTTCCTTTGGTGTTGTTTTTGAG GCCAAATGCTTGGAAACCGGTGAGTCGGTCGCTATAAAGAAGGTGCTACAGGATAAGAGATACAAGAACAGAGAACTTCAAATAATGCGTTTACTGGATCATCCCAATATCGTCTCCTTGAAGAATTGCTTTTATTCAACAACCGAAAAGAATGAAGTGTACCTCAATGTTGTGTTAGAGTATGTACCTGAAACGGTGTATCGGGTGTCGAGGCATTACAGTAGGATGACCCAGCATATACCTCTCATATATGTTCAATTGTACACATATCAG ATCTGCCGGGCACTTAACTACATACACACTGTTGTTGGTGTATGTCATCGTGATATTAAGCCACAGAATCTATTG GTTAATCCACACACTCATCAGTTGAAACTATGTGATTTTGGAAGTGCAAAGATTTTG GTGCCTGGGGAACCAAATATCTCCTATATTTGTTCAAGATATTATAGAGCTCCTGAATTGATCTTTGGTGCGACGGAATACACTAATGCGATAGATATGTGGTCTACTGGTTGTGTTATGGCAGAGTTATTACTAGGACAC CCTCTTTTTCCTGGCGAAAGTGGTGTCGATCAGTTGGTAGAGATCATCAAG ATTTTGGGAACACCAACAAGAGAGGAAATTAAGTGTATGAATCCTCATTACACAGAATTTAAATTTCCACAAATCAAGGCTCATCCATGGCATAAG ATTTTTCAAAAGCGAATGCCACCTGAAGCGGTTGATCTTGTCTCACGCCTACTCCAGTATTCACCAAAATTACGATGTAGCGCC TTGGACGCTTGTGCCCACCCGTTTTTTGATGATTTGAGGAAGCCAAGCACAACCTTGCCTAACGGAAAACCCCTTCCAGCCCTATTTAATTTCACACCACAAG AGCTTGCTAATGTAACTCCGGAGTTGCTCCAACGCCTTGTACCCAAACATGTCGAAAAGTGA
- the LOC139844800 gene encoding BON1-associated protein 1-like, with translation MKASRVLEITIISGEALSLAGKRSIKKNTYVTIETETSCNNQFETSMDHENGSYPSWNEKFMVEIPMHAKYFTLKVLCKNGFGDQVVGTVNVPVSDFIGRFFPSNYLHFLSYRLRDQYGSRNGIINFSVRVKSSSADNGGVGCSSTETCSSSSEIGWTYGGSKIGQGASHGVVIGIPVGNRY, from the coding sequence ATGAAGGCTTCTAGGGTTCTTGAAATTACAATAATATCCGGTGAAGCCCTTTCGCTTGCAGGAAAACGTTCGATCAAGAAGAACACGTATGTCACCATCGAAACAGAAACCAGCTGTAACAACCAATTTGAAACGTCGATGGATCATGAAAACGGGTCATACCCATCATGGAACGAGAAGTTTATGGTTGAAATCCCTATGCATGCAAAATATTTCACGCTAAAAGTTTTATGCAAGAATGGTTTTGGCGATCAGGTGGTTGGGACGGTTAATGTTCCGGTTTCGGATTTTATTGGAAGATTTTTTCCTAGTAATTATTTGCATTTTTTGAGTTATAGGTTGAGAGATCAATATGGTAGTAGGAATGGGATTATTAATTTTTCGGTTAGGGTTAAGTCTAGTTCGGCTGATAATGGCGGTGTTGGTTGTAGCTCAACGGAGACTTGTTCTTCGTCGTCGGAGATAGGGTGGACGTACGGTGGATCAAAAATTGGTCAAGGTGCGTCTCATGGGGTGGTGATTGGTATCCCTGTTGGAAACCGATATTGA
- the LOC139844801 gene encoding uncharacterized protein — MVEDHDKEKKIVVDFQSTEDWLSYANDLVPLALEKARDVKGFPGRWKTIISKLEQIPTRLSDLSSHPCFSKNTLCKEQLQAISETLNESLKMAEKCSKEKHEGKLQMQSDLDALSGKIDLNLRDCGLLIKTGVLGEVASSGCTFTEGTSQGSCNVIELLARLQIGHLEAKHKALDNLVDVMREDEKTVLPLLGRSSISALVQLLTATSPRIREKTVTLICTIAESGCCEKLLVSEGVLPPLIRLLESGSSVGREKSAIALQRLSTSAEIASAIVGHGGVQPLTEVCCTGDSVSQASATCTLRNLSVVPDLRQTLANEGVVKIMIDILDSGALSVSKEHAAECLQNLTLNDDIKICVVTEGGVRSLLVYLDCGLPQEPAMGAIRNLVGSVSVETLISFSLLPRLVNVLSSGTNGARKMAAVTICRISDSPEVKRLVGESGCIQLLIKLLEVKVNEVREVAAQALASLMAIPFNAREVKRDERSVPSLVQLLDPSPQNTAKKYAVCCLENLSTSKECRKVMISYGAIGYLKKLTEMDIIGSKKLLERLQRGKFRSLFGKS, encoded by the coding sequence ATGGTAGAAGATCATGATAAAGAGAAAAAAATCGTGGTTGACTTTCAGTCAACCGAAGACTGGCTGTCGTATGCCAATGATCTCGTACCACTGGCTCTTGAGAAGGCCAGAGACGTTAAAGGTTTTCCCGGAAGGTGGAAAACGATCATATCAAAATTAGAACAAATCCCGACCCGGTTATCAGATTTATCAAGCCACCCGTGCTTTTCTAAAAACACGTTATGCAAAGAACAACTTCAAGCCATATCCGAGACTTTAAACGAATCACTTAAGATGGCAGAAAAATGTTCGAAAGAAAAACATGAAGGAAAGCTTCAAATGCAAAGCGATCTTGATGCGTTATCCGGAAAGATTGATTTGAATCTACGAGATTGTGGACTTTTAATAAAAACTGGAGTTTTGGGCGAAGTTGCATCGTCGGGTTGTACCTTTACGGAAGGTACAAGTCAAGGAAGCTGCAATGTTATTGAGCTGTTAGCTCGGCTGCAAATCGGGCATTTGGAAGCAAAGCATAAAGCTCTTGATAATCTTGTTGATGTGATGCGAGAAGATGAAAAGACGGTTTTACCCTTGTTGGGACGAAGCAGTATATCGGCGTTAGTACAACTTCTTACAGCTACGTCTCCAAGAATACGAGAAAAGACTGTAACGTTAATTTGTACGATAGCAGAGTCGGGTTGTTGTGAAAAGTTACTTGTTTCAGAAGGTGTTTTACCGCCTCTCATAAGGTTACTCGAGTCTGGTAGTTCAGTTGGTAGGGAAAAATCTGCAATCGCGCTTCAACGATTGTCCACGTCAGCAGAGATAGCGAGTGCGATAGTGGGCCATGGTGGGGTGCAGCCCCTTACTGAAGTATGTTGCACAGGTGATTCTGTCTCCCAAGCTTCAGCTACTTGTACCTTAAGAAACTTATCGGTTGTACCTGATCTCCGACAAACGTTAGCCAACGAAGGGGTCGTAAAGATCATGATCGACATCCTCGATTCAGGGGCTTTGTCGGTATCTAAGGAACACGCGGCCGAATGCTTGCAGAATCTTACATTAAACGACGATATTAAAATTTGTGTAGTCACTGAAGGTGGGGTCCGCAGTCTATTGGTATACTTAGACTGCGGACTACCTCAGGAACCTGCGATGGGTGCGATTCGAAACCTCGTGGGTTCCGTTTCTGTCGAAACCCTAATTTCGTTCAGCCTTCTTCCAAGACTCGTGAATGTACTTAGCTCGGGCACGAACGGGGCTCGGAAAATGGCGGCGGTGACCATTTGTCGGATATCGGACTCACCGGAAGTGAAAAGACTCGTGGGTGAAAGCGGGTGTATCCAGTTACTAATCAAGTTACTTGAAGTAAAAGTGAACGAGGTTCGAGAGGTGGCAGCACAAGCGCTTGCGAGCCTAATGGCGATTCCGTTTAATGCTCGAGAAGTTAAACGAGACGAACGAAGTGTCCCGAGTTTGGTTCAGTTGCTTGATCCGAGTCCACAAAACACAGCTAAGAAGTATGCGGTTTGTTGCCTAGAGAATCTATCGACAAGCAAAGAGTGTCGGAAGGTTATGATATCGTATGGTGCGATCGGGTACTTGAAAAAGCTTACGGAAATGGATATAATCGGGTCGAAAAAACTGTTGGAAAGGTTACAAAGAGGGAAATTTAGAAGCTTGTTTGGGAAAAGTTAG